A region of Nitrospirota bacterium DNA encodes the following proteins:
- a CDS encoding ferritin-like domain-containing protein, producing the protein MAKQKLIAALKEALAFELGTILQYMWHHAMTEGKQSPAICTLFKEISIAEMRHAEALAKRIVCLGGTLVTTSAEINMDGNLTKMIQDDLACERRAIKQYKAHLKLCDEANDPMTRRILENILEREEEHDAQWSSILTKSLDTFGY; encoded by the coding sequence ATGGCCAAGCAAAAATTGATCGCTGCGTTGAAGGAGGCTTTAGCCTTTGAACTCGGAACCATACTCCAGTACATGTGGCACCATGCCATGACCGAGGGAAAGCAGAGCCCGGCCATATGCACACTATTCAAAGAGATAAGCATAGCGGAGATGAGGCACGCCGAGGCCTTGGCCAAGAGAATAGTTTGTCTTGGCGGGACGCTGGTAACAACATCGGCCGAGATAAACATGGACGGGAATCTCACGAAGATGATTCAGGACGACCTTGCCTGCGAGAGGCGCGCCATAAAGCAGTACAAGGCACACCTGAAGCTCTGCGACGAGGCAAATGACCCGATGACCCGCCGCATACTTGAGAATATTCTAGAACGGGAGGAAGAGCACGATGCTCAGTGGAGTTCAATCCTCACAAAGTCCCTCGACAC